A window of Clostridium taeniosporum genomic DNA:
CTATGAAAGGTTTAATATAGAAACTGACGATTTAGGGGAATTAATGTATATACTTAATGATTATCATAAATGTGTAGAATTTTATGATAAAGCTAATCTTTATGTGGATGATAGCTGGATTGGTCAATACTTTTTTGCTCTTAAGAAAATAGGAAATATAAACAAAGCATATGAAAAACTAAAGAAGATTGAATTAAATATAGAAAAGAATATTTATGAGGAAGAGTTTAATTCGGAAGATTGGGAATGTGAAGATGATTATAAAGATTATATTGACTCAGAAAAAAGAAGGTTAGATAGTATTAAAAAATGTTATGTAAAAGTTGTAGAGGAGAACTTTAAACCGATTCCTAATATTTATTATGATATATTTTATAAATGTTATTATATAAATTGTCCACGTCATTATATTAAATAAGTATTTTAAAATTAATAAAAAGAAAGAGTTTTGAGGAAGAATATGTAATAATATTAGGAGAAATAATATTAAAAATATATTAATTATAACGAGGGGAATTATATATGTATTATAAAAAGATTTATGAATTTATTGAGGGATTAAATAAAGATAACATTGAAGAATTAAAACCTCAGCTTAGTAAATATGTAGGTGAATTAATTTTATCTATAAAAGATGAAGAAAATAATTTATCTTTAGAAGATATAGATGGAATGATGAGCATTGCATTGATGAGAGAGGAAATTCAATATGGTGTAGAAGAAGAATTAAAAGAAGAAAATAGTAAATTTGGATTATTGACAGATGAATTTATGAATAGTTATAGAGAGTTTACTAATGAAATGGCTGAAAGAGAGTATGTTCAAGATGCTATAAATTTAACAAGAAGTGTTTTAAAAGCATTAGGATGCATACATAGAGAAATATTTCTTGTTGATAAACTTAAGGGCTCATCAATAGAAAAACACCAATACATGATATCAACAAAATACTTAGAGGATTTACAAAAACAACTTCATGAGCATTTAAATCAATATACAAAAGAAATTTCAAGAGAGTATTTACTTATATTAGGGTTGGTTAATTATATAAAGAATGAATTAAAAGAAAATATTGATGAGATTGGAAGAATAATTTTATCAGAATTAAAGAACAAGTCTTTGGAAGATTTTAATAAAGAAGAGCATATTCATGAATATAAATCTATGATTAATAAAGATTATATAAAAGAACTGCAAAAAAGAGAATATTTATGGAATATTTTAAGCTCAAAATTACAAGAAGTATATTATAGAGACGAATTGTATGAAGATTTAGAATAGAGTATTATATTTGATTATTTAATAAGGGTTAATTTGTTAAATTGGATATTAAGCTGTATTGACATTCATCTAAGGCTAAAGTTTAAAATAATATGAGACAAGATATTATTTAGGAGATGAATATATGGAAAATAAATATACAATTAGTGAAATAGCTAAAATGTTTAATATAACTACTAATAAAGTGCGATTTTATGAAAAAAAGGGATTGTTAGAACCTTTAAGAAATGAAAACAATGATTATAGAACATTTACTAAACAAGATATAATAAAATTACAATCAATTTTACTTTATAGATCAATAGGCATACCTATTAAAGATATAAAAAATATATTAAATAATAGTAGAAAAGAGAATTGTTTAACTTACTTTAATGATCAATGGAAGTTAGTTAATAATGAAATTGATAAACTTAATATAATAAGAAAATCTTTAGAAAGTATATTGGATGAGCTTTATGAAGAAACAAAGGAATATAAGATAGATAGTAAAGTATTAAATATAATAAATGAAAGTAATGAATTATATAATATTAAAAATAATTGGCAAGATAAATGGAATTTTAATAATTGGGCTAAAGCATATGATAGAGATATTATTGAGGATAAGGGAACATTAAAAATATATAAAAATTATAGTTTAATATTGCAAAATGTATATGATACAGTTAAAAGTTTTCATATTATAAATCCTAATATATTAGAAATTGGGGTAGGGACAGGCAACTTAGCTAGTAAATTTTTAAATGATAGTTGCAGTATAATAGGGATAGATCAATCTAGAGAAATGTTAACAGTAGCAAAAGAAAAACACCCTAATTTAAAGGTAAGAATAGGTGAGTTTTTAAGGATACCTTATTATAATAAATGCTTTGATGTTATCATATCAACATATGCATTTCATCATTTAAATACAGAGGAAAAATCTATAGCAATAGAAGAGATGTTTAGAGTATTAAAAGATAATGGAATTATAGTCATTAGTGATTTAATGTTTAAAAGCATAAAGGATGAAGAAGATATTTTAAGGAATTTATCAATAGGACAAGTAGAAGAAATAAGAGATGAATATTATTCTTATATTGATTTTTTGATAAGTGAATTTAAAAAATATAACAAAAAATTGCAGTATAAAAGAATAGATAAATTTAATTATATAATTTCAGTCTTTTAGTAAATGGCATTATTAATATTTAATGTTTACTTTGTTAGGTTTGGCAACTTTTATAGATAATTACGAATATATTAATTATTGAAAAATTAACATATTTAAATTTTGAAGAAATCTGGTATTAAATAAATACAGATTTCTTTTTTGCATTATATAAAAAATTTGAAACTTTATTACCTTCTTCTAAGTCTAATATGTGTAACGTTCATGTTATTAGAAAATATTAGTGATTATAAGGGGAAATATGAAAGGCGTGGCTACTATGAAATTTAAAATACTTAATTTTAAAATCCTGATCATATTATCTATGGCATAAAAGTAATTACTGATAATAATGGGGAACTTCCTATGGATGGTAGCCATATTTTTGATAATAATAATCAAATAAATTATTTTAGTGCTTTACCTAAAGATTGTAATAGTTTAAGAGTTATAATATATAAAGACATATTAAAGAAAAAAGAAACAATCAATCATCCTGATGGAAGTTCAGAAACTGATTATGAAGATAATGGTGAAGATGAAGTTTTCATTGATAAAACTATAAATATAGAGTAAATTATATTATGAAATATATTCCAAGATAATGCTTAATATAAATGTTATCTTGGAATTTTTAAATTATATATTTCTATACATATTTTAAATTTAGATTTACTAAATATGATTATTATAGTATGCACCTTAAACATATATTTACATTAATGCATATTATTTAAAAATTAAATATTTTGTGTTATAGTTTATTTAGAGAAGTTAAGGGGGTATAAGGATGCTAATGGATAATTATGTAGTAGTCATAGGTGGAATGAATTTAGATATAGCAGGTTTGTCAGGAGATTTATACAAAGAAAAAGATTCAAATATTGGAAAAATTCAGATGACGGTTGGTGGAGTAGGACAAAATATTGCTCAAAATTTAGTGAAATTAGATGTTCCGACATACTTGATAACAGTCTATGGAGATGATTATTTTGGAGAATTTCTAGCTGCCCAGTGTAAAAAGAATAATATTCATTTAGATTATGCTCAGTGTATTTTTAATACCAGAAGCTCTACTTATTTATATGTAACAGATGACAAAGGTGATATGGTTACAGCTGTTAATGATATGAATATTACAGAAAATATTACTCCAAAATTCTTGGAAAAACGTATAAACTTTATTAATGGAGCATCAATCTGTGTAATTGATGGAAATACCCCCAAAAAGTCTATTGAATGGCTTGCAAATCATTGTACTGTACCAATTTTTGTAGATCCAGTTTCTATTGCTAAAGTAAACAGATTTAAAAATATCTTAGATAAAATTGATACTTTTAAGCCAAATGCATTAGAAGCAAGTGCTTTATCAGGAGTGAAAATTGTTGATATAGAAAGCGCTAAAGAAGCAGCTAAAGTTTTATACAAAAAAGGGGTAAAGAATGTATTTATATCATTAGGAGCAAAGGGAATTTTATGTTCAACAGAAGGAGAAATGGATTTTATTCCTATTTTACCAACACATGTAGTTAGTGTAAATGGAGCCGGAGATTGTAATATGGCAACAATTGTATGGGCACGTTTTCAATATGGCCCTAAAATATCATTAAAAAAAGTAGGGATGTTAACTCAGGCAGCAGCTAGTTTAACAGTAGAAGTTGCACAATCAGTATGTCCGAATTTAAATATTAAAAATATAATAGAAAGATCAAAGAAATTTTCAAAAGAGGTGTAAAAATATGAAAAAACAAATTTATTCTTTAGTAAACTATAATGAAAGTGTTGCAACAATGGATGCTGGTGCAGACCATATTGGTTTGGTACCTATGCAAAGCGGTGGGGTACCAGCTCATCGTGTTCCATTTGATGTTGTGGATCGTATATTCAGTGAGGCGAAAAAGCGTGGTGTTAAATGTGTAGCTATTATGTTAAATACAGATCCAGATGAAATGATTTTTATTGCAAATAGAGTAAAACCTGATATTTTGCATATTGCAGGCATGGAATTTACAGCTGATGCAGCATTTGCTGAAAGACTACATAAAGAATGTCCAGGTGTTGAATTGATGCAAGCTGTTCTTGTGGATGGATCAGGAGCTATAGAACGTGCAAAAGAATACGCAAAATTTTGCGATTATATCTTAACTGATTCAGGACTTGCACCAGATACAGGTATTGGGGCAAGTGGAATGACTCATGACTGGAATATTGATGCAGAAATTGTGAGAAGCGTAAATATACCAGTAATTATTGCAGGGGGGTTAGGAACGGATAATGTAGAAGAGTGTATAAAACAAGTAAAACCTTATGGTGTAGATTCTTTAACTAAGACAAGCTATAAATACAATGATGGTGTTATGGAAAAAGATATTCCAAAAGTAAAGGAATTTTGTGAAAGAGCAGATAAGATTTCTGAAGAATTAGGTTTATAAAAGGAATTTTATTAGTGAAAACCTAACCTTGTGTGGATATATCACCAAGATTAGGTTTTTTTATTATTTTAGAGTAACAGGCTAATTTAAATCAAATCATCTAATCCATTAACTGCAGTTTGTTCATTTTCATTAATTGGAATAACTATGCATTTTTGGCCATCTATTATTTGTGATTTTATTTCAGGTACTTTTTCAGGTTTTACATGAAGTATAACATCATAGTTATTTTCAGATTTATTATCTTCTAAATTTGTATCGTTAGTTTCTTCTAAATTAGTTTTTAAATCTTCTTCTGGAGCTATATTGTCATCATTAATATCTTCAGAAGTAGAAATTTCATTATCTATAGCAGTTTCTTGTTTAGTTTGTTCCAGTTTGTTTTGTAGAATTTCTACTTGTTTTTTAAGGTGTTCTTCTTTTTTTATTTGAGCATTTGCCTTAAGTATTTTTGAATCAATTAAATTTTCTGCCATAGGAAGATCATCACCGAATTTTTCAATATAAGATTTTTCAATTTTATTAGTAGCTTCTTCAGGTACTCCACTTTCTATTAGAAGGTTTTGTATATCTTTTTTTGCTAATGTTATAGGCTCACAATCTGTATCATCATACATGGAATTATGTTCATCTACCATAGCATTTAGATTTTCTTGTATTTCCATAAAAATTTTATCAGCTTTTTTTTCATCAACTCCTATAGAATCTTTAATAATTGTTTGAAAAGCTTCTTTTTGTATAGTAGCAGTTTGTTTTGAAGAACAACCTAAAGAATTTTCCATTAATTCAGGATGTGTATCTTTGGCATTTTTTGTATAATACATAATAGAGTTAACATCTGAACTACGATCAATAAAAGCAGGAAATACAAAGCCGTTAATTGGAGCATCAACTACCCAATCTCTTAGTCTGGCTTTAATCTTATTTTCTTCTTCAAAGTATCTAAGACCTGGTTTTGAAAGTGAAACAGGACATATTGCGCATAGTAAATATTCATAAACTTCTTCAGATTCATCTAGCTTTGCATTATCAGTAGTTTTAGTAATAACATCATAAGCATCATGAAAAATAAGTATTAAAAAGTTGCCAGTATAATCATAATTATCTATGATAGATTGATAAAAAGTATCAAGAAGAGAATCATCTTTTAATTGACTTTTTTTTAGTTGCATAAGAGAGATTTGTTTCTCATTTATAAAATTTTCATTAACTGGAAAGTTTAATTCTAAAATATTATTTCCAATGGTTCCAGAGAGTACTTTTTTAGCAATTTCTAGATATTTAAAGTATTCATCTTCATCTAAATTTAGAAAGGTTTCTCTAAATTTTAAGATAAGATGCTTTTCTCCATTAACATAGCAACCACACATTTTAGTGAAGGTGCAATGATCTTTTTTAAAACGTCTTTTTAACTCAAGTATATCTTTTTTTCTCATATATAAACCCCTTAATCTAGTCTTTAATTAATTTATTATCAATATTAAGTATAGTATTTTTTCTTGATTAATTAAAGATTTTTAATTCCTTTTATTATTTCAAGAAAAATTGATGATAAATATTATAAAGCTAAAAAATTCACATAACAACAAAAATAATGCTCACTAAAGATTGGTACATTTATTATTTAATGTAAAATAAATGTATACATATTTATACTTCAAACGTTATAACAACAGAAGTATTAAAATCTAAGCTAATAACTAAATTGTTTTATGGAAGGAGGAAATGATGAACAATGAATTAATAAAGGAGATGTTTCAGAAAAAGATGATTATTATATATAAGTATTTAGTTAAGCTTGGTTGTAGTAAAGATAATGCTGAAGATATAGTGCAAGATACTTTTTATAAGGCACTAAAATACATTGATGGGATACAGACTAATAAGGTTTCATCATGGCTTTTTAAGGTAGCAATTAATAAATACTATGATTTATGTAGAAAAAATAATAGATACATTTATTTAAGTATTGATGAAGAAGTTTTTAAAGAAAGCTTGATAGAGAATAATTTAGTTGAAGAGTTTATATTGGATTTAGAAAGAAAGGAAGAAATTAATGAAATTTTAAATTCTATTAGTGATGTTTATAAGAATTTATTGTTTTTTAAATATGACATGGGTTTATCTTATAAAGAGATAGCGGAACTTTTAGGTATAAACGAAAATACAGTTAAAACTTATCTTTTTAGAGCAAGAGAAAAATTTAAAAAGTTATGGAGGGACAAGTATGGATATAAAGAGTGATGAAGAAAAATTAAAAGAACTGTTTGAAGTGGAAGAAAAACCTAATTTTAATAAAGCAGTTAAAAGAGCTAAGATATTTTCAATAATAAGGACTACAATAATAAGTTTAATGATGTTTATTATTGTAAGTTTTGTATTATTTATATCTAATGACTTTATATTAAATGTTATGAATAATAAGGAAGAGGATAATTTAAGAACTTTATTTGATATAGCTATGCCAAATGCTTATATAGGAAGCATACAAATTGATGATAGGATTATGGTTGGTGAAATAGATTATGTTAGATATAGATTTTTAGAAAATAAGCCTATAACTGATGGGAATTATAAGGAGGGATATACTTATATGCCTTTGATAAATGGAGCTTATGGTGATATGGGGCAATATCTATTTAATAGACATGGCAAATCATCGAGAGATTTGAATGAAGCTTTAAATTATAATAAAGCAGGTAAAAAAGTTATGAAATTTTATCATCCATCAATAAAATATGAAAATTATATAAATAATTTAGAAAATATTGATAAAATAGGTAGTGATAAATTAATGGAGATATCATTATCTTTTGATAAAGGTTATAGTCTTGAAGAAGTAAAGACTATGATTCCTAGTGATATCACTTTAAATTGGTATTGGGTAGATACTTTTACTAAAAATGATTACTATTTTTCAGAAAAGTTAATATTTGATGAATATAATGTATATGGTATAAAAGCTTTAGATAACCAAGGAGATTCAATTGATAATCCTGAGGAAAATTTTATAGATGCTATTAATGAAGGAAAAGACAATAATTATAGTAATAAATATAAAGAATTATTTAATAATTTAAGTAATGGAAAAGGTGAGATTAATAAAGAAGATTTAAAGATAATAGGCGTAGTTATAAGTGGTGATAGTAAATCATTAAAAGCATTAAAAGATAAAACTTATATTAAAGCAGCTACCCTAGGCGCAGTAGCAGATAAATATTAATAAAGGAGATATATATATGAACACATATTTAAAATTAGAATTTAAAAAGAATATATTCTCTTGGAGAACAATAATATCTATTCTAATAATTTTATCAGTATTTATGATACCTTATTTACAAGAAATAAGATTCCCATATGAAGGGTTAGATGGAATAGATTATTTTATAAGACTTAATGAATTTTCATATATAGGATTTATAGGACCGATTATAGCAGGGATAATTTATTCTACATCAATAATTAATGATAAAGAGTCTGGATTTATAAATAAATTATTAGAAATTATAGATATAAAAACTTATTTTAAAGTTAAATTAATAGTAAATATCTTAATAAATTTTATAATATTTGCAATGAGCTATGGTATTTTTATTTTGTATCTTATTATAAAATATGGATTAAATAATATTAGAGATGGAATGACAAATGGTGCTTTTGTAATAAGTGGATTTATAGATGTGTATGAAAGCTCAAAAATGTTATATATTATTATAATATTTTTAGGAACATTAATATCTTCAGTTGCTTTTTCAACATTTGTCTTTGGAATTACAACAATAACTGGGACAAAACTTGTAGCATATATATTCCCTATATTTTATGTAATACTCACTGGAATCTTTTTTGAGATGTGGTTTTTAAATGGTGTGATTGATTTCAATGTGATAAAATTATTCAATTTGACAGAAAGCAATACCCAAAATGGAATTGATATAATATTGTATAATTTAATATTAATGATAATAGGAGTGGGGCTATTACATAAATCATGTTATAAGAAAATGTCATATTTGTCTTAGAAAACTTAATTTTACTTATTAAAGAGAATTTATAAAGTACAAAAAGCAGAATAAATAAAAGTATAATTTTATTGTAGTTTAGAATTATACCATTATAATATGTAGAAGAACAAAGAACTAACTTTTAATAATAAGTAGTTCTTTGTTTTTTTATTTTCTATAATAAATAGAGGAGTATAAAAGAGATATAATGAATAAGTAGAAGATTGTAATGTAATAGAATTAAAATATGAAAAATAATGTAATAAAGTTGAAATATGAAAAATAAAATGATAACATTTTGATTTAGTACAGAATTTAATAAATAATTATCAAGAAAATATCATTTAAACAATTATTAAAGGTGGTTATTTTATGAGAATATTAATAGTGGATGATGAAAGAAGTATAGTGAATTTAATTAGACTAAATTTAGAGGTGGAGGGATATGAACCTATTATAAGTATGAATGGAGCAGAAGCAATCTCAAAATTTGAAACAGAAAGACCGGATTTAGTTATATTAGATTTAATGTTACCAGATATAAGTGGACATGAAGCTATAAAGAGATTTCAGGAAATAGATAGTGAAGTTCCAGTTATAATGCTTACTGCAAAAAGTCAAATAAATGATAAACTTTTAGGTCTTCAATTAGGAGCAGATGATTATATAATAAAACCATTTAATAGTACAGAACTTATTTTGAGAATAAAAGCAGTAACAAAGAGAGTTAGAAAAAAGCCAAGATTAGAAAATAATAATGAAATAAGAATTGAAAAATTAAAGATTTTAAAAGATGAGAGAAAAGTTTTTATAGATGAAGATGAGATTTTTATGACCTATAAGGAATTTAATACACTATTACTTATGATGGAAAATCACAATAAAGTTTTTACTAGAGAAAACCTTTTAGAAAGAGTATGGGGAGATGAGTATGATGTTAATACTAGAGCAGTTGATATTTTGATACAAAGAGTTAGAAAAAAGATGGGCAAGTATTCAAATAAATTGAAAACTGTTTATGGAGTAGGATATAAATTAGAATTTAAGGATGACACTATTTAGTTTTACAAATAAAGTACTAGGAGGATGCAGTTTTAATGCGACTGAATTTTAGCATAAAAACAAAAATAATTCTCATGAATATGGGAATATTAATTCCAATTATAATTTTTATATATGTAACAATAACAAATAATTTATATAGTAATGTAATAAAAAGTAATATCGATTTATTAACAAAAGAAAGCTATAATACTCAGGTATATATATCAAATTATATTGAAAAAGATAAGGGGGTAGATATTGAAACTAATTTTGTACATAAAGCTCCTTTAATTAATACATATTTATCTAAAAAGTTGAATTATAGAATTCAAATTTATGATAAAAATGGTGACATAATGACTGATTCCGTTGCTAATAGGGTTACTCTTTTTGACAAGGATATAACTAATGCTATAAAGGGAAATAAAGCTTATGTGGTTAAAAAAATTGACGGGAATATTTACATATTATTTTCAAGTCCTATATATTTAAAAGATGCAACGTTAGGATGTGTAAGATATATATATACTTTAGATATTGAAGAAAAATTTATAAATAATATGTTTATAATTATGGGAATATTAGCATTTATGTCAATTCTTATATCCTGGCTTTTAAGTAAGCTTCTTTCAGAAAAAATAGTAGGACCAATAAAAAAATTAAAAACAGTTTCTCAAAAAGTTACAAAAGGAGAATACGATAATAGAATAAAAATTAGAAGTGGGGATGAAATTGAAGATTTAGCTGAAACTTTTAATGTAATGTCTGAAAGCATAAAAGATTATGTTGAAAGTTTAAAAGAAGAAAGACAAAAACAAAAAAAGTTTTTAGATAATGTAACACATGAATTTAAGACCCCTTTAACAGCTATAATAGGATATTCTGAGATTATACCTAAGTTAAAAAAACAAAGTGATATAGATGAAAGTTTAGTTTTTGTAAAAGAAGAGGGAATAAGACTTTTAAAGTTAGTAGAAGAACTTCTTGATTTATCAAAATTAGGGAAAAGTGAATTTAAAATAGATAGAAAGAAAAATAATTTAAAAGAAATTATAGAAGAAGTTTTAATAATCATAAATCCTAGATTAAAAAAATATGAAATAGAAATAATTAAAGATTTATGTGATATTGAGGTTTTAATAGATAAGGACAAGATTAAGCAGGTTATCTTAAATGTACTGGATAATGCTATAAAATATAGTGAATGTACAAATATAAATATAAAATTGCAAATTGAAAATGAAAAAGTAATTTTAAATATAATAGATGATGGTATAGGAATAGCAAAAGAAAATATATCTAGACTTTTTGAACCTACGTATAGAGTTAATAATTTAAATTCTATTAACAATAATGGAAACGGGTTAGGACTTTGTATATGCAAAGAAATAATGAAAAAACAAAATGGAGATATAAAAATTAAAAGTAATTTACAAGAAGGTACTTCTATAGAAATTATATTTGAAGGTAATTAATATTATAAAAAATAATAAATGTTACATTTACGAAACATAAGTGAAATGTTTATGAGATGTTAAATTTTTATTATATAGGAGGAAACATAAGTGAAGAAAATTAGCTTAAAGGCTAAAATTATAGGCATATATACAACTATAATAATTATTTGTATTATAATGACAAGCTTAAATTATAGGCTTTTATATAATAGAGTTCAAATAATAAGTGATAAAGATGATGTTGTGAATAAGATAAATATGTCTATACCTATTAAAATTGAAATTTCTAATGAAAAATGGGGTGATTATGTTTTTGAAGATGAGAGTTCTATACAAATGATATGGAATTCAATAAGTGATATCATGAATGATTTTTCAGAGGAGGAAAACTATATTACAGAAGGAAGCAATATAAGCATTGATGCAAATGTTTACTATTTAAATGGTATGAAAGATAAATTTAAAATAAGTGATGTTCTTATTTTGAATAATCATATGTATCATGATAATAATAAATTACCATTAATAAATAGATTAAAAAATGATTTGCTAGGTTATTTATATTCAACTTCTAATATAGCTAATCTCATAAATACTAGAAATAGAATAGTTATTAGTGATTCTAATAACTATGTAAAGGAATTAAATGAATTAGATAAAGAAAGTTTAAAAAAAATAATAATTAATTCAACTAAACTTCATAGTGATGATGGAATTAAAGCTTTAAAAAAACAAAATAAAAAAGCTTTATCACATATAAAAATTTATATTTATGATAAAGATGATACTTTTATAAAAGTTAAAAGTTGTAATGTTGTAAATATTGATGTATATGATAATGGAATATTTGTTGTTCAATATATGGGAGATGAAAATGGACAACATACATATTTCAAGGGACATCTTAAAGATATATGTGAAAATATATTAGGAAAAAATCTTTAAAAATCATCAGTGCTAGAGAGGATAGTTGGTAATGAATATTAAAAAAATTATTTGTTTTATTATAATAATATGTTTATCTTTTAATATTATTTCTTGTAATAAAAAAAGCACAAAATTAATCTATAAAGATGGATATTTAAATCTGGAAGGGAAGCATATAGTTGTTTATGTAGCATCTAGAGATGAAGTTGGAAGAACACTTTTAGAAATGTTTAAGGAAAAGACAGGATGTACATACGAATACATAAGAATGTCTACCCAAGAAGCTTTAGAGAGAATTAGATCAGAGAAGAAATATCCTAAAGCAGATATATTTATAGGCGGAACTTGTGATGCTCATAATATAATGAAGAAAGAAAAACTGTCAGAAAAATATATATGCTCTAATTATGATTTTATACAAAATAGGTATAAAGATAAAGATGGATATTGGACAGGTTTAGAGGTTAATTCTTTATCTATTATTATTAATAAGGACAGATGGGATAAAGAATTTGCAAATAAGGGATTAAAAATTCCAGATAAGTATGAAGATTTAATTAATCCAATATATAAAGGGAAACTTATAATACCAGATCCTAATATATCAGGTACTGGATATACTATTATAGCATCTATTGTACAAAATATGGGTAAGGAAAAAGCTATAAAATTTTTGAAAGATTTGAAATCAATTGCAGGAGAGTTTACACCTAATGGTTATATTCCAGCACAGAAGGTTGCAACAGGAGAATATTTAATAGGTATAAATTTTATAGCAGATCAATTATTAGTTAAAAATTCTGGATTTAATGTATTAACTAATATTCCTGAAAAGACTGGTTGGAATATAGATGCAATTTCAAAAATAAAAAATGGTCCCAATGAAGATATAGGTAAATACTTTATAGACTTTTGTACAACAAGAGAGAGTGAGGAAACAATAATAAATATCTCTCAGGGTAAATCTACAAGAAAAGATATAAAAGATGATAATTATAAGGATAATTGTGAAACAAGTATATATGATAATTATGATTTCAAAAAAGCTAG
This region includes:
- a CDS encoding ABC transporter substrate-binding protein; amino-acid sequence: MNIKKIICFIIIICLSFNIISCNKKSTKLIYKDGYLNLEGKHIVVYVASRDEVGRTLLEMFKEKTGCTYEYIRMSTQEALERIRSEKKYPKADIFIGGTCDAHNIMKKEKLSEKYICSNYDFIQNRYKDKDGYWTGLEVNSLSIIINKDRWDKEFANKGLKIPDKYEDLINPIYKGKLIIPDPNISGTGYTIIASIVQNMGKEKAIKFLKDLKSIAGEFTPNGYIPAQKVATGEYLIGINFIADQLLVKNSGFNVLTNIPEKTGWNIDAISKIKNGPNEDIGKYFIDFCTTRESEETIINISQGKSTRKDIKDDNYKDNCETSIYDNYDFKKASEDREWLIKMWNSFKA
- a CDS encoding DUF3919 family protein, with the protein product MKKISLKAKIIGIYTTIIIICIIMTSLNYRLLYNRVQIISDKDDVVNKINMSIPIKIEISNEKWGDYVFEDESSIQMIWNSISDIMNDFSEEENYITEGSNISIDANVYYLNGMKDKFKISDVLILNNHMYHDNNKLPLINRLKNDLLGYLYSTSNIANLINTRNRIVISDSNNYVKELNELDKESLKKIIINSTKLHSDDGIKALKKQNKKALSHIKIYIYDKDDTFIKVKSCNVVNIDVYDNGIFVVQYMGDENGQHTYFKGHLKDICENILGKNL
- a CDS encoding sensor histidine kinase; protein product: MRLNFSIKTKIILMNMGILIPIIIFIYVTITNNLYSNVIKSNIDLLTKESYNTQVYISNYIEKDKGVDIETNFVHKAPLINTYLSKKLNYRIQIYDKNGDIMTDSVANRVTLFDKDITNAIKGNKAYVVKKIDGNIYILFSSPIYLKDATLGCVRYIYTLDIEEKFINNMFIIMGILAFMSILISWLLSKLLSEKIVGPIKKLKTVSQKVTKGEYDNRIKIRSGDEIEDLAETFNVMSESIKDYVESLKEERQKQKKFLDNVTHEFKTPLTAIIGYSEIIPKLKKQSDIDESLVFVKEEGIRLLKLVEELLDLSKLGKSEFKIDRKKNNLKEIIEEVLIIINPRLKKYEIEIIKDLCDIEVLIDKDKIKQVILNVLDNAIKYSECTNINIKLQIENEKVILNIIDDGIGIAKENISRLFEPTYRVNNLNSINNNGNGLGLCICKEIMKKQNGDIKIKSNLQEGTSIEIIFEGN